Part of the Caulifigura coniformis genome, GTCTGGCAGAACCTGTTCTGCCTCAAGGACGGACAGACCGTCGGCGAGTTCTGAGCCCGCCTGGCCCGGACTTTCTTTCGTCACCTTTCGCCGACCGACCGTTCGTCTTCTGGCAGACTCCCATGAACCTCCGCCTGCTGCTGGTCTTCGCCAGCCTCTTGTCTTTCACCGGGTGCGGGCCAGGCCAGGCCTACGAGGGGGCCTCCCGCTTTCCGCTGTCTGGGAAAGTCACCTTCGATGGCAAACCCGTTGACGGCGGATCGATCTCCTTCATTCCGACCACGGAGTCGAACCGCGTCTCCGGCGCGCCGATCAGCCAGGGAACCTATACGGTTCCTGAAGAGAAGGGGGCCAACGCCGGCGAGTATCGCGTCGAGATCCGTTGGCCCCAGCCGACCGGGAAGAAGTACAAGGATCCCGACACTCTCGAGATGCTCTCCGAATTCAAGGAGAGCGTCCCGAAGAAGTACAACGAGCAATCAGAACTGAAAGCCGAAGTGTCCGACGCGAACCGGACCTTCGACTTCGATCTCAAGAAATAGCTCGCTGCATCGCCTTGAGCAGTTCACAGGCCGAGCACGTCGGCCATCGTGTACAGCCCCGCGGGACGCCCCGCCAGGAACTTCGCGGCGGCCAGCGCTCCATAGGCGTAGCTGTCGCGGGTATGACCGCGAACATAAACCTCCAGCGTCTCGCCCATCAGGCCGAAGAGGATCTGGTGCTCGCCGACGTTGTCCCCTGTTCGCACGGCGTGGTAGCCGATCTCCGTCTGCGGACGCTTGCCGGTCTGCCCTTCGCGCCCGTGCGTGTGTCCCGTCTGTCCCATCTCGGCCGCGACAATCTGCCCGAACTTCAGCGCCGTTCCGCTCGGGGCGTCCTCCTTGAACCGGTGGTGACGTTCGATGATCTCGACGTCCACGCCGTCCGGAATGTCTTTCAACGCCTTCGCCGCCTCACGGACCAGCTTCATCGCAACGTTCACCGCCAGGCTCATGCTCGGGGCGAACACGATCGGCGCGAACTGCGACGCCGCGGCGATTTCCTGCTTCTGCTCCTCGTTGAGGCCCGTCGTCGCGACGACGACCGGGATTCGTCGCTCCGCGCAGATGGCCATCAGCTTGACGGTCGCTTCCGGCGTCGAGAAGTCGATGATCACATCGGTGGAGGACGAAATGGCCGAAGTGATGGGAACGCCCAGTTTGCCGATTCCCGCGAGTTCGCCCGCGTCCCGTCCGGCCACAGGAGACGACGGCGAATCGATCGCCGAAATGATCGAAAGCTGGGGATCCTTGGCCGCGAGAGCGACGATGCGCTGGCCCATTCGCCCGGCTGCGCCGTGGACAGTCAATCGGATCAGTGGTTCAACCTGGCTCATTGCTCGCAATCCATCTACCCCTGGGCGCGCCCCAGGACACGGGCTGTCGGGCCATGACCCCGCCATCCCCGCATTGAAGCGTGTTCCACCCCTTTTGAACACGCAAACCAATCCCCAATCCCCAATCCCTGAGTACCGAGCCCCCCCGGCGCGCAACCACCCACGCTCTCATGGAGGACTCATGCACATCACCAACCACATCCCGGCCCGCCCAGAATGCCTTTTCCCGGAGGGAAACGGGAGAAGAGGGCGAGAAGTACAGCACCACCCATCAAAGCGCACGTCTCGCTCGCTTCCCGGCAACCCGGACCCTGGCCGGCCCCGAAGACCGGCCACGAATCCCTTCGAACCGCTGAATCCTTGTCACCCGGATACTACACTGGCTCGACCATGGCCGGTCCCGATCCACGACGCTATCTCCCTGCGGATGTCACCGCGCGGATCTCGCGACTCGAAGTCGAAGCGAGAACCGTCGTCGAAGGCTTCCTGTCGGGCATGCACCGCAGCCCCTATTTCGGCCAGTCGATCGAGTTCGCGCAGCACCGCGAATATGCCCCGGGCGACGACACCCGCCGTGTCGACTGGAAAGTCTGGTCGCGAACCGACCGCTACTTCGTCAAGCAGTACGAAGAAGAGACGAACCTGACGACTTCGATCCTGCTGGACGGCAGCGAATCGATGCTCTTCGGCTCGGGGGGAGTGACCAAGTTTGAGTACGGCTCGCGCATTACCGCCGCGCTCTCCTATCTGCTTCTCCGGCAGCACGATGCCGTCGGGCTGACGACGTTCGATGAATCGATCCACCACGTCGTTCCCCCCAGTTCGAGGGGAAGCCAGTTGTTCTCGATTCTCTCGGCCCTCGAGGCCGGCAAGCCGTCTAGGAAGACCGACCTGTTCGGCCTGCTGAGAAGAATTGCCGACGAACGGTCTCAGCGCGGAATCATCGTCCTCATCTCCGACCTGTTCGGGGACCGCGACTCCCTGTTTCGCGGCCTCCGGCTCCTGCGGCAGCGTGGCCACGACGTGATGGTCTTTCACGTCCTCGACGACCAGGAGCTCGATTTTCAGTACGCCGGAACGACGAAATTCGAAGGGCTGGAAGAGGCGGGAGAAATCGTCTGCGATCCAAGATCCCTGCGGGATGGCTACCTGGCCGCCATGGACGAGTTTCTGACAGACGTCCGCCGGCGCTGCGCCCAGATTGTCATCGACTACCAGACGATCCGCACCAGCGAGCACCTCGATGCAGTGCTGCGAGCGTTTCTGCACCGCCGGACAGCGATGCTGCGAGGACGACGTTAAGGCCGATCGCTACTCGTTGAAGCCCGCCACCATGTAAGTGCCGGCCGAGGAGTGGGCCGAATGCGTGGAGTGGACGGTGACCGGCACGGGAGCCGGATTCACGACAGGACCCGGCAGCGGTGATTCAATGCTCTCCGAGTGCGACGCACGCTGGAACTCGCTGTCATGCACCATGCCGCGATGGGCAGGACGCGAAATCTCCGCAAGCAGCAGCCGCGCCTGAGTCAGCTCCGGCTTCTTGGCGACAGCAATCCGCAATTGGTCTTCGGCTTCTTTCAGCCGGCCATCTTCCTTGAGGATCACGGCCGTATTGAAGTGAGCCTCCGCGTCGCCGACCGTGCGGATGAAGTGCGGCAACGCCCCTTCGACGTCGCCGTGATGGACCAGGGCCTTGGCCAGTTCGAAACGGGCCTTGCGGTCGATCGGATCGGCGAGCACCGCACGGTTGTAGCAGTCGATCGCCTCCGGCCAGCGCTTCTGAGATGCGAAATGCTGACCCAGTGCACACTGCGGAACCGCGGCGTCCGGAGAGATCTGCACCGCCTTCAGGTAGCCCGCCTCCGCTTCGCTCTGGCGGCCGGTCAATTCGTCGATCTGCGCCAGCCCGATGATGGCGTCCACGTCCTTGGCATTCTTTCGCAGGACAGCCTGGTATTTGTCGCTGGCTTCCTTCAGACGCCCCGTCTCGACCATCCACTGCGCGTATTTGATCGACAGATCGCGCTCATCGACGAGCTTGTCCGGAACCTGCATGGGCGGCGCGGACTCGATCTTCATCCGCGGCCGCATCCAGGACGTCACGAGGTTCTGCCCGGGCAGTTTGACCCCGCTGTTCGTGCAGC contains:
- a CDS encoding DUF58 domain-containing protein, producing the protein MAGPDPRRYLPADVTARISRLEVEARTVVEGFLSGMHRSPYFGQSIEFAQHREYAPGDDTRRVDWKVWSRTDRYFVKQYEEETNLTTSILLDGSESMLFGSGGVTKFEYGSRITAALSYLLLRQHDAVGLTTFDESIHHVVPPSSRGSQLFSILSALEAGKPSRKTDLFGLLRRIADERSQRGIIVLISDLFGDRDSLFRGLRLLRQRGHDVMVFHVLDDQELDFQYAGTTKFEGLEEAGEIVCDPRSLRDGYLAAMDEFLTDVRRRCAQIVIDYQTIRTSEHLDAVLRAFLHRRTAMLRGRR
- the dapB gene encoding 4-hydroxy-tetrahydrodipicolinate reductase; the encoded protein is MSQVEPLIRLTVHGAAGRMGQRIVALAAKDPQLSIISAIDSPSSPVAGRDAGELAGIGKLGVPITSAISSSTDVIIDFSTPEATVKLMAICAERRIPVVVATTGLNEEQKQEIAAASQFAPIVFAPSMSLAVNVAMKLVREAAKALKDIPDGVDVEIIERHHRFKEDAPSGTALKFGQIVAAEMGQTGHTHGREGQTGKRPQTEIGYHAVRTGDNVGEHQILFGLMGETLEVYVRGHTRDSYAYGALAAAKFLAGRPAGLYTMADVLGL
- a CDS encoding tetratricopeptide repeat protein, with product MVRAPLILRLTCLSALVVPCTGCTNSGVKLPGQNLVTSWMRPRMKIESAPPMQVPDKLVDERDLSIKYAQWMVETGRLKEASDKYQAVLRKNAKDVDAIIGLAQIDELTGRQSEAEAGYLKAVQISPDAAVPQCALGQHFASQKRWPEAIDCYNRAVLADPIDRKARFELAKALVHHGDVEGALPHFIRTVGDAEAHFNTAVILKEDGRLKEAEDQLRIAVAKKPELTQARLLLAEISRPAHRGMVHDSEFQRASHSESIESPLPGPVVNPAPVPVTVHSTHSAHSSAGTYMVAGFNE